From one Triticum urartu cultivar G1812 chromosome 3, Tu2.1, whole genome shotgun sequence genomic stretch:
- the LOC125546527 gene encoding putative wall-associated receptor kinase-like 16: MVAVKSFIKVDKERIEEFTDEVMIQLKMNHPNVLKLMGCCLQLNVPMLVYEFAAKGSLKDILHGDKKQKLTAEMRLDIAIGSAQGLSYMHFQKIRHGDVKPDNILLNEKSVPKISDFGLSKLLKLGGGNTDKVIGCEGYMDPVFRNTGQLTPKSDVYSFGVVLLELISRKQIRYGQSGSILIEFRHIYETEKSGRSMFDKEIVTEEDTMILEEIGKLAMRCLKERLDARPDMTEVAKQLVKLRKNTANDAANFEISGTTMPDCPCHPVQSQRLLS, from the coding sequence ATGGTGGCAGTTAAGTCTTTTATCAAGGTAGATAAAGAGAGAATAGAGGAATTTACGGACGAAGTGATGATCCAATTGAAGATGAACCACCCTAATGTTCTCAAGCTCATGGGTTGCTGCCTCCAGTTGAATGTTCCAATGTTGGTGTATGAATTTGCTGCCAAAGGGAGCCTCAAAGATATTCTCCACGGCGACAAAAAGCAAAAACTCACAGCAGAGATGCGGTTGGACATTGCAATCGGATCTGCCCAAGGATTAAGCTATATGCACTTTCAAAAAATACGACATGGTGATGTGAAACCAGACAACATACTTCTCAATGAGAAGTCGGTACCAAAAATATCAGATTTTGGGCTATCTAAACTGCTTAAACTAGGGGGTGGAAATACAGACAAGGTGATTGGTTGTGAGGGTTACATGGACCCGGTGTTCAGGAACACCGGTCAATTAACGCCAAAGAGTGATGTCTATAGTTTTGGAGTTGTTCTCCTGGAACTCATATCTAGGAAACAAATAAGGTATGGTCAAAGCGGTAGTATTCTCATTGAATTCCGCCATATCTATGAGACAGAAAAGAGTGGAAGGTCAATGTTTGACAAGGAGATTGTAACTGAAGAAGATACCATGATCCTAGAAGAAATTGGCAAGCTAGCAATGAGATGTTTAAAAGAACGGCTAGATGCCCGGCCTGATATGACAGAAGTAGCAAAACAACTTGTGAAGCTTAGGAAGAACACTGCAAATGATGCTGCCAACTTTGAGATAAGTGGAACTACTATGCCAGATTGTCCGTGCCACCCAGTCCAATCTCAGAGACTTCTAAGCTAA
- the LOC125542465 gene encoding uncharacterized protein LOC125542465 codes for MNRQWMYGDRHTREYIKGVHEFLDAAEANKQNGFTCCPCTECGSMRSYSNRKILHSHLLYKGFMPHYNVWTRHGEIGVMMEDGEEEEYDDNYVPPEYGDAATGGAGEDQEEPDDVPNDAATGEAAEDQEELDDVPDDDDLRRVIVDARTQCISQKEKLKFDRMLEDHKKGLYPNCEDGNTKLGTVLELLQWKADNAVADKGFEKLLKILKKKLPNDNELPDSTYAAKKVVCPLGLEVEKIHACPNDCILYRGAYKDLNACPVCGALRYKIRRDDPGDVDGEPLRKRVPAKVMWYAPIIPRLKRLFRNEEHAELMRWHSENRKKDVKLRAPADGSQWRKIERKYWDEFAKDPRNVRKNVYLGHRRFLPTNHQCRKKGKHFKGEADHRKKPAMRTGVHVLAMVNDLHYVIFGKGPGGLAVPNDAEGHAPMWKKKSIFWDLPYWKDLEVRSSIDVMHVTKNLCVNLLGFLGVYGKTKDTPEAREDLQRLHE; via the exons atgaaccggcaatggatgtacggtgacagacacacccgcgagtacattaagggcgtgcatgagtttctcgatgcggctgaggcaaacaagcagaatggttttacgtgttgtccatgcactgaatgtgggagtatgaggtcttactctaaccggaaaatccttcactcccacctgctttacaagggtttcatgccacactataatgtttggacgaggcacggagaaataggggttatgatggaagacggcgaagaagaagagtacgatgacaactatgtgcctcctgaatacggtgatgctgcaacggggggagctggtgaagatcaagaggaaccagacgatgtgcccaatgatgctgccacgggtgaagctgctgaagaccaagaggaactagacgatgtgcccgatgatgatgatctccgccgggtcattgtcgatgcaaggacgcaatgcattagtcaaaaggagaagctgaagttcgatcgcatgttagaggatcacaaaaaagggttataccccaattgcgaagatggcaacacaaagctcggtaccgtactggaattgctgcagtggaaggcagataatgctgtggctgacaaaggatttgagaagctactgaaaatattgaagaagaagcttccaaacgataacgaattgcccgacagtacatacgcagcaaagaaggtcgtatgccctctaggattggaggtggagaagatacatgcatgccctaatgactgcatcctctaccgcggtgcatacaaggatctgaacgcatgcccggtatgcggtgcgttgcggtataagatcagacgagatgaccctggtgatgttgacggcgagcccctcaggaagagggttcctgcgaaggtgatgtggtatgctcctataataccacggttgaaacgtctgttcagaaacgaagagcatgccgagttgatgcgatggcacagtgagaaccgaaagaaagatgtgaagttgagagcacccgctgacgggtcgcagtggagaaaaatcgagagaaagtactgggatgagtttgcaaaggacccaaggaatgt caggaagaatgtgtacctaggccatcgtcgatttcttccgaccaaccatcaatgtcgaaagaaaggcaagcatttcaaaggcgaggcagatcaccggaagaagcccgccatgcgcaccggtgttcacgtgcttgctatggtcaatgatttacactacgtaatctttggaaagggtcccggtggactagctgttccgaatgacgctgagggacacgcacccatgtggaagaagaaatctatattttgggacctaccctactggaaagacctagaggtccgctcctcaatcgacgtgatgcacgtgacgaagaacctttgcgtgaacctgctaggcttcttgggcgtgtatgggaagacaaaagatacacccgaggcacgagaggacctgcaacgtttgcacgaa
- the LOC125542468 gene encoding LEAF RUST 10 DISEASE-RESISTANCE LOCUS RECEPTOR-LIKE PROTEIN KINASE-like 2.4, with amino-acid sequence MIVSYGSLAPKRYMYSEVMKITSSHSNQLGKGGYGVVFKGRLHDDRLVAVKFLHDCKGNGDEFVNEVMSIGRTSHVNIVSLFGFCLEGSKRALIYEYMPNGSLDKYIYSENPKEILGWERLYAIALGIARGLEYLHHSCNTRIVHFDIKPQNILLDKDFNPKIADFGLAKLCHTKESNLSMTGARGTIGFIAPEVHSRTFGVVSTKSDVYSYGMMLLEMVGGRRNVKSTVAKSSEKYFPDWIYDHFAQDDGLQACEVTGETEEIARKMTLIGLWCVQILPAYRPAITKVLEMFERSSDDMDMPPKQNFSGLLESSAHNMDVQSSSSTRSEEISLVNSKIVQQSPTL; translated from the exons ATGATAGTGTCATATGGATCCCTAGCTCCAAAAAGATACATGTACTCAGAGGTAATGAAAATAACGTCTTCTCACAGCAATCAGCTTGGAAAAGGTGGTTATGGTGTGGTTTTCAAAGGAAGACTACATGATGATCGTctagtggctgtgaaattcttgCATGACTGCAAAGGAAATGGGGACGAGTTTGTGAATGAGGTTATGAGCATTGGCAGGACCTCTCATGTTAATATTGTTAGcttatttgggttttgtttggagGGATCAAAACGTGCTCTTATATATGAGTACATGCCCAACGGTTCTTTGGATAAGTACATTTACTCAGAGAACCCCAAAGAAATTTTAGGATGGGAGAGGCTCTACGCGATAGCACTCGGGATTGCTCGTGGCCTCGAATACTTGCACCATAGCTGTAACACACGTATCGTCCATTTTGATATCAAGCCCCAAAATATCCTTCTAGACAAAGATTTTAACCCAAAGATTGCTGATTTTGGTCTAGCTAAATTGTGTCATACAAAGGAGAGCAATCTTTCAATGACTGGAGCTAGAGGAACAATTGGGTTCATCGCTCCAGAAGTTCACTCTCGAACCTTCGGGGTGGTTTCAACAAAGTCAGATGTTTATAGTTATGGAATGATGCTTTTGGAAATGGTTGGAGGCAGGAGAAATGTAAAATCAACTGTTGCAAAATCCAGCGAAAAGTATTTTCCAGACTGGATTTATGACCACTTTGCGCAAGATGATGGATTACAAGCATGTGAAGTCACAGGAGAAACTGAGGAAATCGCAAGAAAGATGACATTAATTGGCTTGTGGTGTGTACAAATATTGCCTGCATATCGCCCTGCCATAACCAAAGTTCTAGAAATGTTCGAGAGAAGCTCAGATGACATGGACATGCCACCGAAGCAAAACTTCTCTGGATTGCT TGAAAGTTCAGCTCACAATATGGATGTACAAAGTTCAAGTTCTACCAGATCTGAGGAGATCAGCCTTGTGAATTCAAAAATCGTACAACAATCGCCAACTCTTTGA